GACAACTATTTCCGATACTTCGGAGTGCCGCAGGATCCCTTCGGCTGGCACTTCCAGGTGATCGCGGCGATGTCGCACGTCAGTCTCGCCGCGCCGTGGATGCGCCTGCCCGCGTTCCTGCTCGGCCTGCTGGGCTGGTGGCTGATCAGCCGCGAGGTGATCCCCCGACTCGGTCGCGCCGTGCGCAACAGCACCCCGGCGGTGTGGTCGGCCGCCTTCGTGTTCCTCGCGATCTGGTTGCCGTACAACAACGGTCTGCGCCCGGAACCCGCGGAGGCGGTCGGCGCGCTGTTGACCTGGTGCTGCGTGGAGCGCGCCATCGCGACCCGCCGCATGCTGCCGTACGCGGTCGCCGTGGTGGCCGCCGCCTTCACGCTGGCGCTCGCCCCGGGCGGTCTGATGGCCGTCGCCGCTCTGCTCGCCGGTGTCCGCCCGGTGGTCAAGACCCTGGTCACGCGGCGCAAGCGGGACGGGTTGCTGCCCATGCTCGCCCCGGTTCTCGCGGCCGGCACCGCCGTGCTGTACCAGATCTTCTACGACCAACCGCTGGCTGCACTGGTCGTCGGGAACAAGGTCGCGACCGATGTCGGCCCGACGCTGGAGTGGTGGCAGGAGCCGGTGCGCTACTACTACCTGATCCTGCCCACCGCCGACGGCACGCTCGCGCGACGGTTCGGCGTCCTGCTGATGATCCTGTGCCTGGTGGTCGTCCTGCTGCGACTGCTGCGCCGTGAACATCCGAACGGTGTTGCCCGCGCGCCGATCTGGCGCCTGATCGCGGTCACGCTGGGCACCATGTTCTTCATCGCGTTCACCCCGACCAAGTGGACGCACCACTTCGGCGTGTACGCCGGCATCGCGGCGGGACTGGCCGCGGCCGCCGGCGCGATGATGGCTCCGGCCATCCTGCGCTCTCGACGCAATCGGACCTTCTTCGCGGCAGCTGTTCTCGCGGTCACCGCCATCTCGTTCACCGGCACCAACGGTTGGTGGTTCGTCGGCAGTTTCGGCATCCCGTGGTGGGACCGACCGCCGTCGATCGCGGGGATCAAAGTCGGCTGGATGATCCTGGTGGTCGCGGTGATCACCGCACTCGTCGGCCTCTGGTTCCACTTCCGCGACGACTACGTGGACGCCGAGACCCGGACGCGTGGCGGATCGGGTTGGCCGTCGAAACTGAAATTCTCGCCGCTGCCGGTCATCTCGGGGCTCGTGGTGATCTTCATGGTGATGTCCTTCGCGAAGGGCGCGTACGAGCAGCGCGACAGCTGGTCGTGGCTGAAGTCGAACGCCCGTGCAATGACCGGCAACGAGTGCGCGCTCGCCAACGACGTTCTCGTGGAACCCGATCCGAACACCGGTCTGCTGACGCCGGCCGCCGTGAACGGCCGTCCGGCGCCCACCATCTCCGCTGCCCTGGCCGGCGAAGGTCCCCCGGACGGTTTCACCCCGAACGGCGTCCCGGACCGGCTGTCGGTCGATTCGACCGAGGAACAGGACACCGCGACGACGTCGGCGCAGAACACCGCGCAGACCGGCGCCGGGGCCGATGAGTCCACGCAGACCAGTGAGTCGGCGCAGGGCGGCACCGAGGGCGGGCAAGGCGCCCGCGGCGTCAACGGATCGACGGTCGGACTGCCGTTCGGCCTCAACCCGGCCAACACGCCGGTCCTGGGCAGTTACGGCTCGCCGAGCGGTACCGGATCGCTCACCACCGACTGGTATCAACTGCCGGAACGCAACGCCGATGCCCCGCTGCTGACCATGTCGGTCGCGGGTTCGGTGCAGGCCGTGGACGGTCTGGGGGTGCAGCATTCCGGACAGCAGGTTCGCGCACAGTTCGGTCGGACCGGCGCAGACGGGCGGGTCACCCCGGTCGGCGTGATGTCGCCGATCGACATCGGCGAGGTGCCCATCTGGCGCAACCTGCGCTACCCGCTGGCCGACGCCCCGCCGAACGCCGACGTCGTTCGGATCGAGGTCCGCGACACCGCCGGTGCACCATCGGAATGGGTGGCCATCACCCCGCCGCGCGTGACCGAGATGCGCACGCTCAACGACGTCGTCGGCACCACCGATCCCGTCTTCATCGACTGGCTACCCGGGTTCGTCTTCCCGTGCCAGCAGCCGATGGCGGTGCGCAACGGTGTCCTCGAGGTGCCGCAATGGCGCATCATGCCCGACGCCGAGGCGACCCGGAAGAACAGCCAGACCTGGATGTCGGGCAAGGCGGGCGGTCCGCTCGGCATCACCGAGGCGATGCTGACCCCGACCCTGCTGCCGACGTATCTCCGTAACAACTGGGGACGCGACTGGGGTGGCCTGCAGCGTTTCACCGAGATCGATCCGGCACCGCCGGCGGAGCTCGACACGGGGACGGCGCGTCGGTCCGGCCTCTACAACCCGGCGCCGATGCGATCGAGTGGTTACTGACCGGCAGGCTCCGCGACGATTCCGGTGTCCGGCGACCAGGGGGCGCGATAACCTGAGGTCAGGAACCCTCGGCGCTGAGGAGTGATCCGATGACCGTCATCGACCGCAATGACGCCGCCCCCGCGGGGCGCGAGCACGACGGTTTTCAGCACGCCCATGTGGCCGACGTTGCCCGCGCTCGGAGCCGCCGACGGGTACGCCGCACGGGCGACCTGGTGACCGGGCTGGGACCGACCATCGCCGGCGCCAACGTGATCATGCAGCTGGCGAACCCCAAGGTCGGCCACGGGGTGGTGGAGTCCCGGGTCGACTCCGGCAGTGCTGTCAAGCACCCGATCAAGCGAAGCCGCACCACCGGCACCTTCCTGGCAGTCGCTCTGCTCGGCGATGCGCGGGATCGCGCCTACGTCCACGACGAGCTCCAGCGGGTGCACGAACAGGTCTACTCGACCTCGACCAGCCCGGTGCGCTACAGCGCCAACGACTCCCGCCTTCAGCTGTGGGTCGCGGTGTGCCTGCTGAAGTACTTCATCGACCAGTACGAACTGCTGTACGGACCGCTCAGCGCGGACGAGCGCGAGAATGTCGTCGCCGACTCCCGCTGGCTCGGAACGAGTCTGAACGTGCGCGACGACCAATGGCCGTCGAGCTACCGTGAACTGCACGACTATTGGCAGGCACAACTCGATGACCTCACCATCGACCCGCCGGTACGTGAACTGCTCCAGCGACTCTCGGACCTGTCCTTCCTGTCCTACCGGATGGGGCCTGCGGGCACGGTCGCCCACAAGGTGCTGGGCCGGCCGATGAACTACCTCATCAAAGCGGGCCTCCCGCCGGAGTTCCGCGCCATGATGAACTGGCGATGGAGTACCGCGGACGAGTGGCACTACGAGCGGGCGCTCGCGATTGCCCGGATCGTCGACCCGGCCGTCGGCCGCGTCATGCGCGGGCTGTTGCAGGCGTACGTGTACGACATGCGTCTCCGACGCCGGTTGGGACTCAAGGTCTTCTGAGCCCTGGGTGTGACCGGACTCACACCGTCCAGCGAATCCCCATTCGCGCTGCTCGTCATATCTCGGAGCTGATCCACGCGCAATGATTTCGTTCTCAGCATCCCCCAAGGCAATTTGCAGCGATCCCATCTTGTAAGCTGCCGACGGACGAACGACGGTCACGCCCGACTACCACATGCGTTGTAACAGGTTGCGGCGCCGTCACTTTCAAGAGCGAATCCTGTGAGAGGGAATCAATGAGCAAGTTCAGCAAGCTCGGGCTGCGTCGCGTTGTCGGTGCCGGCGCGCTCGCCGCCGTCGCGGCGGTCGGCATGGCCGGCATCGGGGCGGGAGGCGCAGCGGCAGCTCCGTTGCCCAACGGCTACAAGAACGCGGCGGGTGTCGATGGCGAGTCCATTCAGACCTGGCGTACCGGTGAGTCGGCGCTGCCGGCTCCGTCGGTGGCCAACAACGGTGCGGGTCGCGCCGCGGTTGTCTCGGGTACCTACCGGGCCAAGGCCAGTGCGGGTGTGAACGGCAACATCGCGGTCAAGGTGCTCATCGGTTGCCAGGTGGACATCACCGGCCTCGAGGGCGGCCTGTCGGGCAGCATCACGCAGGCGCTGAGCCCGTCGCTGTCGGGTTCGCTGACCATTCCGCTTACCCCGGGTCAGGTCGCGGTCGTGGATGTGACCGACAAGGACATCAAGGAGGGTGGTGTCGCGGCGATCCAGCTCGATCAGTTCGGGATCAACGTGGAGAGCTGCGGCGGGTATGCCTCGGCGCGCACCATCGTCAAGACTGTCGGCGCCAAGGGTTACAACACCGATGACGGCACCGTCAACGGTGAAGGCACCTACATCCAGTCGACCCTGTACGGCAAGCCCTTCAGCCTCAACTGAGCGGCGAGCAGACAATTCAGCACAACTCTGATTTATCTGCCCCGAGCAGATTGATATTCCACGAAGGGGAATCATGAAGAAGATCAACACTCGCGTGGCCGCAGGCTTCGGCCTCGCCGGTGCCGCGGTGATGGGCCTGACCAGCCTGGGTGCCGGTGGCGCCGCGGCCGGTCCGCTGCCCGGCGGGTACGTGACCAAGACCCTGGTCGACGGCACCCCGGTCACCGTCCGCCTGTTCGACGAGTCGGTGAACGTGCAGAGGGCTGTCACCAATGTCGCGACCAGCCGTGAGGTCTGGCTGTCGGGCAAGGTGAAGGTCACCGTCGGCGGCAAGGCCACGGGCGGGACCATCGCCGGTGGCTACCTGGTCGGTTGCCAAGTCGACTTCGGCGCAGGCGCCAAGGGCGGCGCGGGCGTGGAGGTCGCCCCGGGCGGAAGCGGCGGCGCCACGGTCACCCCGGGTGGAAATGCGGGCGGCGGCTTCACCCTCGGGCCCGGTAAGTCGTCCTACGTGCCCGTCATCAACACCACCTCTGGTGACAGCACGGCCTACAAGAAGTACACCGTCAACGGGTACACCTTCAAGGGCGCCAACGGTGGCGTGGCCTACAGCCAGGAGAAGTTCGGTCTCGACGGCTGCGCAGGCTACGCCTCGGCCAAGGCCAAGATCCGCGTGTCGGTCAACACCGACGCGGTGAAGGGTGTCATCACCCTGTACGGCAAGCCGTTCAGCCTCGGCTGAGTTCGGAGTGTGTGCGCCCCTGATCTTCTCGTGAACGCGGGAAGGCCAGGGGCGTCATGCTTTTCCGGATCGATCATTCACCTCGTGCCGCCGCGCAGATGACCGGACGTGTCACCGGTGAAGTCGAGCAGGCCGTAGTCGCGTGAGGTGAATGCCCAACCGTCGCCGGTGCGGCGCATGGTGTCGTGATGGCGTCCGACGGCGATCACCTCGATTCGTCCGTCGCGCGGTTGAAGCACGGTGTAGCAGGATCGAATCCGTGCACTGTCGGCGTCGGCGAACTCGATGATCGGATTCGAGATCAGGTGTCGCGTCCTGGGCGTGCCGTCGTCGTACAGGATGACCATCGCCCGCAGCATCCCCTCCACGAAGTCGGCACCATGCCCGACCACGTCATCACCGACGACGATGTCGGCGTCGGCGAACAACGCTCCGACAGCGCCGAAGTCACCGGCATCCACCAGTTCGGCATAGCGGTAGAGCGTGCGGTGGATGGCGTCGGTGTCGGCCGGCGGGTGATCATTCATGCGCCCAGTGTCGATGACCGGTAGCGGTAAGGCAACGTTTCCCTTGCTTGCGCGAATACCTCTGCCGCAGTTGAGTTGACGCATGTCGATCGAACACGAACACCAGCATTCCGGTGAGCCGCACCGGGGATCGTTGGCCAATCGGCTCAATTGGCTTCGCGCCGGCGTTCTCGGCGCCAACGACGGAATCGTGTCGACAGCGGGCATCGTGGTGGGCGTGGCGGCGGCGACGGTCGATCGCGGGCCCATCTTCACCGCGGGCATCGCCGGTCTGGCCGCCGGTGCGGTCTCGATGGCATTGGGTGAGTACGTCTCGGTCAGCACCCAACGCGACACCGAGCAGACGCTGCTGGCAAAGGAGAGGCGTGAGCTTCGAGAACAGCCGGAGGCCGAGTTCGAGGAGCTCGTGGGCCTGTACGAGGACAAGGGTCTGACTCATGAGACCGCGTGCCGGGTCGCGCGCGAACTCACGGACCACGACCCCTTCGAGGCCCATGCGGAGGCGGAACTCGGCATCGATCCGGATCAACTCACCAATCCCTGGCAGGCCGCGGCGTCCTCGGCGGTGTCGTTCACGGTGGGCGCCCTGCTGCCGTTGGCCGCGATCCTCATCCCTCCCGCGGGATGGCGGATACCGGTCGCCTTTGTCGCGGTCCTGGTTGCCCTCGCCCTGACCGGCGCCACCGGTGCCGCTCTCGGCGGCTCCCGGCCGTGGCGCCCGATGCTCCGGGTCGTCGTCGGAGGAGCCGTCGCCATGATCGTCACCTTCCTCATCGGCCGACTCGTGGGGCACACGGTGGTGTGATCGGCCGCGTCCGGGGAGTAGTCCACAGGCGGGCAGACCGGAGGCCGGAATTGTCGGACTTTACCGGTATCCTGGAGACGCCGTGTGACGTGTTCTAGCGTCGAAACCCGTTGGTGGACAACATTTTTCCTTGACACGAACGTGTGTTCGAGTACTCTGGTCGGCATGGGGGAACTCAGCACGATCATTGCTCGCACGCGTGAGGTCACCGTCGCCGATACGGCGTCGGGGCGGCAGGTGTTCGACGCCACCACGGCGTTGATGGAACTACGCAACATCGTCGACCACCAGTTGGCGGTACACGCCGCCGCCCTGGACCGGCTCGGGGTGGCACGCCGATCCGGTGGCACGACGCGGAACCTGTTGATGCAGATGGGTGCCGCACCCGCTGTCGCCTCACGGTGGCTGCGCATCGGGGCGGCGATGAGCATGCTGCAGCGGTTACCCGGGTATGCCGGAGACGGTGTGTTCTCCGGAGAGCATGTGGCTGCGATGGTGGCCGGCCTGGCGCACATCGACCGTCGCGCCGCCGACGGACTGTGTGACGAGGAACGCCTCGAGCACGAACGAGCGCTGATCGCCCACGCCCTGTCCGGTGCCACACCCCGCGAGATCGAGAAGGTGGCGCGTGGACTCGGCAATCAGGTCGCCGCCGACACCGGTGGACCACCGGCCGGGGAAGACCGGCGGATCAACGAGTTCAGTGTCGAACCCACCACCGACGGACGCGTGACGGTGCAAGGTGACCTGGATGTGGTGATCGGCGAGAAACTGACCGCCGCGATCGACTCACTCACCACAGCGCGTCCCGAACCCGACGGCTCCCCCGACGCGCGCAGCAGAGGTGCCCAACGGGCCGATGCGCTCGAACAGATCCTCGACGCCGCCGCGGGCAGCAACATCCCGTTCATGACCGCCCCGAAAACCCATATCAACCTGACCATCCCCGTCGACACCCCCGACCTGGCATCCCTGCAATGGTTGGGGCCGATATCGCAGGCCACCGCACGAATGTTGGCGTGCGATGCCGCGATCACCGAGATCATCATCGACGGCCACCGGGCACCCCTGGACATGGGCTACGAACAACGCCTGTTCACCCCACACCAACGCAAAGCGATCATCACCCGCGACCAATGCTGCATCAAATGCGGTGCCCCCGCCTCCTGGGGACACGTGCACCACATGATCTTCTGGAGCGACGGCGGCCCCACCGACCTCGACAACGGCTGTCTGCTGTGCCCGTCGTGTCACGCCCACGTCCACGCGCACGGTTGGGACATCGTCCTCGGCCTCGACCGCCACCCCTGGCTCATCCCACCCACCGACATCGACCCACACAGGACACCACAACCCGCCTACAACCGACGCACCCCGCACCTCGACACCATCGCCGCCTGAGGCCTCGACACACCTCCTCACTCCGTTCGTCGGCACTCGACCAGCGGCCACAGCTAGACACGTTCGTCGGCTACTCGACCAACAGACCAGACCATCGAACAGCGTTACAGCGCAGCACATTTCACGACGCACATTCACCACGCACCCGACCACCAGCCGGGACCGCGCACGACCCTTGACAACTCCACAGTGTGGGCCCTTCCGTGGGCTCGTTATCGTCTCGTGACCCCTGTCTCGGTTGGATTGCCATCGTCGGGAGACCGGCGATGGCTCATCGAACGCGACCTACCGTCGGAGACATGACCTCATTCACCGCACCGGGCTTGTCCATCGAATCCGCAACCACCGTGTCCACCACCTTGCAAGAACGACTCAGCGCCCTCAACGATCTGCACCTGACACTCAAGCACATTCATTGGAATGTGGTGGGCGCCAACTTCATCGGCGTCCACGAGATGATCGATCCGCAGGTGGAGCTGGTCCGTGGGTATGCGGACACGCTGGCCGAGCGGATCGCGACGCTGGGGTCGGCGCCTCGCGGCACGGCCAAGGCCATCGAGGACGACCGCTCATGGAGTGACTACTCGCTCGGCCGGGACAGCGTGGCAGCGCACCTCGGCGCGCTCGACCTCGTCTACGACGGCTTCGTCAGCTCGCACCGGGACGCGATCGCAAAGATCGGCGAGCTCGACCCGATCACCGAGGACATCCTCATCGGCCAGACGGCGGAGCTCGAGAAGTTCCAGTGGTTCGTCCGAGCACACCTGGAGAGCAACTCGGGCCGGCTACCCACCTCCGGCGAGTCCAGTGAGGCAGGCGCCGCCGAGGCGGCCCGCAACGGCGGCTGATCGGTCGGGTGGCACCCGTCGCCACGTTTGTTATTCTGGCCGCAGGCTGCATGTTTGCCTTGTCCAGGATGTGAAGCAACCCGCGTCCGCTCAGTTCGATCAGAGCGACCTTCCGCTCTGGCGGGAGGCGCCGAGATGGCCACGGTTCGACCATGACGCCCGATTCCGGGCGACCTCCGGCAACCGAGAGCGGGTTCACCCTGTTCGAGGATCTGGAGCTCCACATGCAGTTCGCGCCGGTCTGTCGGCTCAGCGATGGGTCCATCGCCGCCGTCGAACTGCAGCTCAAAGGTTCGAGTGGCACCCGCCTCGGCACCGCCGATGCCCTGCGTCGCGCCGCGCGGCTCATGGAGCAACATCACGTCGTCGATGTCCGGCGCCGGCAGTTCGCCCGATCGGCGCGTGCGCAATCGGTGGCCAAGATCCTTCCTCTGCTGGTCGGCATGGACCTCGACCTCTTCGACGAACTCGAGGACGCGACCGTGGACGCCCTCGAACGGCAGATCCTGGTGGTCCTGCCGAGCGCGGTCACCAGCAGTCCGCAGCGCACCCTTGCACGGGTCGCCAGAGCACGGGCCGCCGGCAAGATCATCTGCGTCGACGGCCTGACGCGCAGCGAACATGCGGCGACCCTGTTGTCGCTGATCGAACCGGACATCATCGTGACCGGTGCGGAGTTGCTGCAGCAGAACGCAACTCAGGAGTCTGCCCGCTTGGCGCACATCCTTGCCGCGCACACCGAACGCAGCCAGGCGGTGGTGATCGCCGAGGGTGTCGACGACGAGGCACGACGGATCACCGCGATGACCATGGGAGCGTCGTTCGGTATCGGCGCCCTGTATCCGGCAGTGGAGAACCCGGCGTCGCTGCCCACCGCGACCGTCGTACCGTTGCCCGACATGCCCGTCTGGTCCACGCCGGGACCGGATCAGGCGACACCGTATGCCATCGCGACCGTGTCGATCACTCCCCGCCGCGGCGACAAGCGGCTGCTGATCGAGATGAGCAAAGCCCTGGAACACCAGGCCGCGATCGGCGGTGCCGCCGTCGTGCTCGGCACGTTTCAGCACGCCAAGCACTTCACGCAGCACACCGCAGATCGCTGGCGGGCGATGTCGGAGAACACCGGCCTCGCCGGCGTGTACGGGGTCGGCCTCGCCGACGTTCGCGACGGCAACGTGCACCGCGCCCCGCTCCGGCCCGACGACGATCTCGTCGAGGAGTGGAACGTCGCGGTGCTCGGCCCGCACTTCGCCGCTCTGCTGTCGGCGCGCGACCAGCACAGCGGCGGAGACGATCTCGACCGTACCTTCGATTTCGTGCAGAGTTACGACCGCGTGACCGTCACCCAGGCCGTGCATTCGATCCTCATGCGGTTCGGCTGACGGTCTCGGGTCTCAAGCCGCACTCGCAGTCGCGTGACCAGATCTGGAGCCGCGCGTGGCCTGATCCGAAACTGCCGGGTAGCCTGATCCGGATAAGCGCCCCGGAGATACGCCCCCTGTAGAGGGGGCGCCGACATTGTGTCGACGGCCGCGCTGCGTGGGGTGCATTTCCGGGGCGCTTATCCGGGCGGGACGCTTATCCGGGGCCCTTATCCGGACGTGGCGGTCCGCCGACGGCTAGATGGGCATCAGGAAGTGCTTGCGCGGCGTCCGCAACGTCTGCTTGTCACGCAACTGCGCCAACGCTTTCCGAAGCTGCAACCGGGTCTCCGACGGCTCGATGACCGCGTCGATGTAGCCACGCTCGGCCGCCAGATACGGCGTCGCCATCATCGTGTTGTAGAACCCGATGAAGTCGCGACGCACCTTGTCCGCCTCGGCGGCCGACATGCCCTCGGTCTGCCGGCGCGTCAGCACCGCGGCAGCCGACTCGGCACCCATCACGGCGATCTTCGCCGTCGGCCAGGCGAAGTTGATGTCGGCGCCGAGCTGTTTGCAGCCCATCACCGCGTACGCGCCGCCATAGGCCTTGCGCAGCACCACCGTCACCTTCGGGACGTCGGCCTCGACGTACGCGAACAGGAAACGGCCGGATCGACGGATCGTCCCCTTCTGTTCCTCGACGAGCCCCGGCAGGATGCCCGGCGTGTCCACCAGGAACACCAACGGGATGCCGAAAGCGTTGCAGGTCCGGACGAATCGCGTCGCTTTCTCCGACGAATCGGTGTCCAGCACACCCGACATCACGTTCGGCTGATTGGCGACGACACCGACGGCACGACCGTCGACGCGTGCGTAGCCGGTCAGGATGTTCGGCGCGAACAGTTCGGCGACCTCGTGGAAGGCGCCGTCGTCGAACAGCTTGATGATGATGTCGTGCATATCGTAGCCGGCGTTGTCGTTGTCCGGCATGAACTCGTCGAGCGAGAGATCCGATTCGGTGATCTCCGGTTCGAGACCGGGGTTGACGATCGGCGGCTGCTCGTACGCGCTCGACGGCATGTACTGCAGGTACTCCCGAACCCAGTCGAACGCCGACTTCTCGTCGGGGGCGACGTGGTGGATGTTGCCCCACCGTGCCTGGTTGTGCGCGCTGCCGAGGTCCTCGGCGGAGATGTCCTCACCGTTGACCTGCTTGAGCACATCCGGACCGGTGACGAACATGTAACTCTTGTCCTCGACGGCGACCAGGATGTCGGTGTTCGCCGGGGTGTACACCGCACCGCCGGCGCACTTGCCGAGGATGACCGAGACCTGCGGCGCCAGACCGGACAACAGGTCGTTGCGACGACCCATCTCGGCGTACCAGGCCAGGGACGTGACCGCGTCCTGGATGCGCGCACCCGCCGAGTCGTTGATGCCGACCATCGGGCAACCGATCTTGCCGGCCCACTCCATCAGCGCGGAGACCTTGCGGCCGAACATCTCTCCGACGGTTCCGCCGAAGACGGTCTGGTCGTGCGAGAACGCCGCGACCGGCCGCCCGTGCACCATCCCGTGGCCGGTGACGACGCCGTCGCCGTACCCCGAATGTGCCGCACCCGGCATCTTGGCGAGTGCGCCGATCTCCACGAACGTGCCCGGATCGAAGAGCATGGTCAGCCGCTCCCGAGGCGAGCAGATACCCTTCGCCTCGCGCTTGGCGATCGCCTTCTCACCACCCGGTTCCTGTGCGGCAGCGAGCTTCTCGCGCAGGTCGGCCAGCTTTCCGGCGGTGGTGTCAGTCACGATGCTCACTTTCCTTGCTTGCCGACCTCACCGGGACTCTCCGACATCCTTCAGTCGCTTGGTGAGATCCGCGCCGACCTTCCCGATGTAGGGCTCGTCGACGATGGACAGATGGTCGCCGCCGATGTGGATGATCTCCAGATCGTCCACCACCTCACCCCAGCGGCCGTCCTCGTCGATCTTCGCCCACTGGGGTTCGAGTTCGATTGCGCCGTCGTGCATCTTGTCGGCACGGTAGAGGATCACCTTGCCGTCGTATGCGGTCGGCTCGATGTTCGTCAGGGCACGGTTGTCGAGGAACGAGGTGCGCTGGTGCTCGATGATGCCGCCGGGGATCTTGGTGCCCGACATCGACATCATCTCCATGATGATCTGGAACTGACCCTCGTCGTCGGCCTCCACGAGCCGATCCATCGGGATCGGGACGTCGGCGTCAAGGTCGTAGGTCTTGACCGCGAAGTCCCGCCACCGCTCGAGGCGCGCCCGCTTGGTGTCCGGCGTCTCGACGACCGGCTCTGACGGCCGGACCACGTCGATGAGGCCGACAAACGCGACCTGCTCACCCTCGTCACGCAGCACCTGTGCGCAGCCGTAGGCGAGCGCACCACCGAGCGACCACCCGATCAGCACGTACGGGCCATGCGGCTGGACCTCCCGCAGACGCGGCATGTACTGCCGCACACGCTCTTCGATCGAGCCCTCGACGCGGTCGAAACCGATGACCGGCCGGTCCTCGGGGAGCCGCTTGAGCAGCGCCTCGTATGCGGACGTGTTGCCACCGGCCGGATGGAAGAGCAACGCCGGGACCGGATCGCCGGCCGCGGGGTCGTAACTCTTCTTCCCGCTGGGCACGAGCCGCAGGTAGCGGAGGAAACCGTCGGTGTCCGCACCGGCGTCGAGATACTGGCGGACGTAGTCCGACATCTCCTCGATGGTCTCCGAGTCAAGGATGTCCTCGACGTCGATGTCGCCACCGGTCCGTTCGTTCAGCCGATCCGTGAGTTGTTGCGCCACATCGTCGGTGAGCACGGGGAGCTTGTTGAAGATGCCGCCCGCGGACTTCTTGGTGACCACCGCGTACACGCCGAACGTCAGCCGCTCCGCGGCGTCGCGCGGGGGGACATCGGAGCCGGTGGCATCGGCCACCGCCTGCTGCGAGCTGAGATCGGTGGCGGCAGCGGCCGGGGCGGAGGTCTCGGCGGCATCGACAGATTCCGCGGAGGGAGCCGCCGACTCTGCCGGCTCCGCCGTGTCCGCGGCGGGTTCCGGACTGTTGCCGATGGGTTCCGGCGTGCTCTCGGTGGAATCCTGGTTGCTGTCCGCGGGTTTCTGGGTGCTCTCGGCGTCGATCAGAGCGTTGAGCGCCGCCGTGTCGATGTCCCCCTGTCCGGCAGCACCTTCGGCGAGTTGCGCAACCTCGTCGCGGTGCTCGACGGCGTAGGTGACGAACTTGACGACGTCGGCGAGATTCGCCTGACGCATCGCCTGCAGCTGGAGTTGCGGGATGTCGAACTCGAACTCGACGCGGTTCTTGATGCGTACGGCCATCAGCGAGTCGAGGCCCAGCTCGATGAGCGGGATCTCCCGCGGCAGGTCCTCCGGGTCGTAACCCATCGACTCACCGACGATGGTCGCGAGCCGATCCTCAA
This sequence is a window from Gordonia insulae. Protein-coding genes within it:
- a CDS encoding arabinosyltransferase domain-containing protein, producing the protein MALVTPLLPVDQTTAELNWPQGNGVGNVAAPLVSYVPIDMDVSVPCALAAELPAAGGLLLSTIPEDGQDARARALMVRASQDQLTVTDRDVVILTTDRAPAQANPDCRIVFHADGTGVNARFENLPGAGSGATGVDRGDQSGGLQTFAAADQEMRPQIVGVYTDLPETAPRDGLSLHATIDTRYVSTPSSLKLAVIVLGIIMTILSLIALGLLDHRDGRGHKRFLPSGWWTIRGPDVAVFLILAFWWFAGANTSDDGYNFTVGRITGDAGYADNYFRYFGVPQDPFGWHFQVIAAMSHVSLAAPWMRLPAFLLGLLGWWLISREVIPRLGRAVRNSTPAVWSAAFVFLAIWLPYNNGLRPEPAEAVGALLTWCCVERAIATRRMLPYAVAVVAAAFTLALAPGGLMAVAALLAGVRPVVKTLVTRRKRDGLLPMLAPVLAAGTAVLYQIFYDQPLAALVVGNKVATDVGPTLEWWQEPVRYYYLILPTADGTLARRFGVLLMILCLVVVLLRLLRREHPNGVARAPIWRLIAVTLGTMFFIAFTPTKWTHHFGVYAGIAAGLAAAAGAMMAPAILRSRRNRTFFAAAVLAVTAISFTGTNGWWFVGSFGIPWWDRPPSIAGIKVGWMILVVAVITALVGLWFHFRDDYVDAETRTRGGSGWPSKLKFSPLPVISGLVVIFMVMSFAKGAYEQRDSWSWLKSNARAMTGNECALANDVLVEPDPNTGLLTPAAVNGRPAPTISAALAGEGPPDGFTPNGVPDRLSVDSTEEQDTATTSAQNTAQTGAGADESTQTSESAQGGTEGGQGARGVNGSTVGLPFGLNPANTPVLGSYGSPSGTGSLTTDWYQLPERNADAPLLTMSVAGSVQAVDGLGVQHSGQQVRAQFGRTGADGRVTPVGVMSPIDIGEVPIWRNLRYPLADAPPNADVVRIEVRDTAGAPSEWVAITPPRVTEMRTLNDVVGTTDPVFIDWLPGFVFPCQQPMAVRNGVLEVPQWRIMPDAEATRKNSQTWMSGKAGGPLGITEAMLTPTLLPTYLRNNWGRDWGGLQRFTEIDPAPPAELDTGTARRSGLYNPAPMRSSGY
- a CDS encoding oxygenase MpaB family protein produces the protein MTVIDRNDAAPAGREHDGFQHAHVADVARARSRRRVRRTGDLVTGLGPTIAGANVIMQLANPKVGHGVVESRVDSGSAVKHPIKRSRTTGTFLAVALLGDARDRAYVHDELQRVHEQVYSTSTSPVRYSANDSRLQLWVAVCLLKYFIDQYELLYGPLSADERENVVADSRWLGTSLNVRDDQWPSSYRELHDYWQAQLDDLTIDPPVRELLQRLSDLSFLSYRMGPAGTVAHKVLGRPMNYLIKAGLPPEFRAMMNWRWSTADEWHYERALAIARIVDPAVGRVMRGLLQAYVYDMRLRRRLGLKVF
- a CDS encoding MspA family porin; its protein translation is MSKFSKLGLRRVVGAGALAAVAAVGMAGIGAGGAAAAPLPNGYKNAAGVDGESIQTWRTGESALPAPSVANNGAGRAAVVSGTYRAKASAGVNGNIAVKVLIGCQVDITGLEGGLSGSITQALSPSLSGSLTIPLTPGQVAVVDVTDKDIKEGGVAAIQLDQFGINVESCGGYASARTIVKTVGAKGYNTDDGTVNGEGTYIQSTLYGKPFSLN
- a CDS encoding MspA family porin, with protein sequence MKKINTRVAAGFGLAGAAVMGLTSLGAGGAAAGPLPGGYVTKTLVDGTPVTVRLFDESVNVQRAVTNVATSREVWLSGKVKVTVGGKATGGTIAGGYLVGCQVDFGAGAKGGAGVEVAPGGSGGATVTPGGNAGGGFTLGPGKSSYVPVINTTSGDSTAYKKYTVNGYTFKGANGGVAYSQEKFGLDGCAGYASAKAKIRVSVNTDAVKGVITLYGKPFSLG
- a CDS encoding nuclear transport factor 2 family protein — encoded protein: MNDHPPADTDAIHRTLYRYAELVDAGDFGAVGALFADADIVVGDDVVGHGADFVEGMLRAMVILYDDGTPRTRHLISNPIIEFADADSARIRSCYTVLQPRDGRIEVIAVGRHHDTMRRTGDGWAFTSRDYGLLDFTGDTSGHLRGGTR
- a CDS encoding VIT1/CCC1 transporter family protein, encoding MSIEHEHQHSGEPHRGSLANRLNWLRAGVLGANDGIVSTAGIVVGVAAATVDRGPIFTAGIAGLAAGAVSMALGEYVSVSTQRDTEQTLLAKERRELREQPEAEFEELVGLYEDKGLTHETACRVARELTDHDPFEAHAEAELGIDPDQLTNPWQAAASSAVSFTVGALLPLAAILIPPAGWRIPVAFVAVLVALALTGATGAALGGSRPWRPMLRVVVGGAVAMIVTFLIGRLVGHTVV